Within the Enterobacter roggenkampii genome, the region TCATTAGCTCCCCACGCATCGTTGACTGTATGCATATCCTGCTGTTGCAAAACAGGTGCAAGCATGGCGTGTCCACGGTTAATGCCTGAATCTAGCAAACAAATGTAAGGGACATTGTCTTCGGGAGAGGGAACCTGAAGGCGTTGAAGCGCATCATCAACCCAAAGCTGCTGTTCTGCGGCCGGTAATCCTTCGAAAAACTCAGCGGTGTCTTTAGCACGCCGCAATTCTGCTACACAGTTTAAAACTAGTCTGGCTTGAGAAAATTGGCTCTGGGAACCATACATCCAAGTTATGGTTCTCTCAGGAAAATCAACTTTATGCTCGCTGACACGGCATCCGGTTGCATGGCTGATTCGATGAAAATCAGCAACAACCGCATTTCTATTATCTCTCACCGGTAGCCAAACTTCCCACCAGAATGCCTCATCTGGATCAGATGGTAATAAATCCAAATCGTCTGTCCAAAGGGAATGAATGTCTGCAAGACGTATTCCTGACAGCGTATTGATAAGCGATTTATGGTCAGCGGAAGCTCCGTCCGCACGACGTTTTTCAGTTAAATAGTCCTGAATATAATTTTCAAAATGAGATATCTTTCCATCAGGAACGAATACATTCGCGGACGTTATATCTCCATCTTTATGAATACTTAAAACTTCTATATATTGAGCTTTGTTCCGCCCCCTCTCATTACCCAAGCTTTCAAATGCCAATGGAACATCTGGTTGTCCAATAAATTCAAGTTGCATGCCAAGGCCGCTAATTAATTCGAGATTTTCTTGTCCTTCTCGAATTTGGGGCGCCATCCCTTTAACCTGCTGCAATTGCTCTCTTAAGGCAGAACCATGGGCTTGTCGGTCTCGCTCAGGTAGCGTGGTGGAACCTCTCCCACCAAGAGAGTGTGCTGTATAGGGCTGTGCTGTAGACGTTTTTGGAAGGGAGAGATGAAGCCTTTTATCGTTGGTTTGTTCCGTCATGTTTTAACTTATTTTTTTCGTTAAGTGATAACTTACTACCGATCAAACGACGCTCTTCTAAGGCAAGCTTTAAAAGAGCAACATCGACCTGTATGCGATCGCTCATGATGGCATCTTTGATTGATTCATCGACAGCTCGGCAAATTTCAGCATAGCTTAAGCCGGCAACCTGTTTTTCTAGTCCATTTTTACGAAAAGGTTTAGGCGCAAATACCCCTAGTCGAGACTTTATTAAATCGAGTGCTTGTTCTAACGTTGGTAAATGGTACTCAATAACATCATCAAAACGTCTAAACAACGCATAGTCCAGAATTTCCGGATGATTGGTAGCTGCAATAATGATGCTATTTGAATTGTCTTGCTCAATCATCTGCAAAAAGCTATTGAGAACGCGGCGAATTTCACCTACATCATTTGCGAGGCTACGCTGGGAGCCTATAGCATCAAATTCATCGAAAAAATAAACACCACGAATATCAGCAATAGCATCAAATACTTGCCGTAGCTTGGCTGCTGTCTCTCCCATAAACTTTGTAATCAATGCATCAAAGCGAACTTGAAACAAAGGAATACCAAGCTCACCAGCCAATGCCGATGCCGTCAAAGTTTTTCCCGTTCCAGGAGGACCAACTAATAAAACTTTTCGTCTTGGGGAAAGCCCATGTTCTTTAATTCGAGACATCATACGCTGTTCACGTATTAGTCGCTGGAGTTGAGTATGTGCTGAATGCTCCAGAACAACATCAGCCAATCGATATTCTGGTTGGCTAACACTTAATAAGTTACCAAGATCAGTACGATTTTTTGCAGCACTGGACAGGGGGACCAACTTACCATTTTTGTCATTGGCCAGTTTTGCTTTTGCTTTGTCAAGAAGTGTTAAAAGCTCCTCAGCTAATCGACCATGACCTTGTTTTGCCTCATGCGCAGCAACCTGCATAGCCACTGAATAAAAGTGACTATCATCGCGACTAATGTGCGATTTGATAAGTGCCTTAAGTTGCTCTGCGCTAGCCACGTAAGTAATCCTGTTTTATGTGCCTGAAATTGACCCGCATATACGTGAGAGTGTAGCAATTAAGTATAGGCTGAGTAAACGAATTCTGTGCTAAACGAACACCTAAAGCCGGCCCGGGTGACCGAAAGCATACAGAAAGTTCGGGCTCTCTCCTATCTAAATTCTGAGTGGGTGGGAACAGGCTTTCAGACGGTATTCTACCGGGCTAAGACCTTTTAGTCTTAGGCTGATTCGCCTGTTGTTGTAATAGTGAATATAATCCGAAATTGCTACTTTTAGCTCTTCAATGTCATTGAATTTGTTGAGATAGAAGCATTCAGACTTTAGTGTACCGAAAAAGCATTCTGCGCAGGCGTTATCGAGGCAGTTCCCCTTTCGTGACATGCTTTGTACAACACCACTTGCTTTAAGTTGATACTGATACCAGCGGTGACGGTATTGCCAACCTTGGTCAGAATGGAGCACTGGTGAACTCTTCGCATCCAATTTTGCAAACGCTTTGTCCAGCATCTCATCAATCATCGCCATGATCGGGCGCTCTGAGATACTGTAGGAAATCACTTCGTTATTAAAGAGATCGATAATGGGAGAAAGATAGAGTTTTCGTCCATTGACGGCAAATTCGGTGACATCAGTGACCCATTTCTCATTGGGTCGGGTTGCCTTGAAATTCCGCTTTAAAACGTTATCAGCAATTTCACCCAACTCTCCCCGCCACGAACTGTATCGCTTAACTTTGATAGCTGCTTTCAGGGAAAGCAGGTTCATCAGCCGTTGAACAACCTTATGGTTGATTATCCCTATCTCTTGCCGGAGTGCCAGCGTGACTCTACGATAGCCGTAGCGACCACAATTCTCATTATATATCTCTTTGATTCTACTTTTAATTTCGCTATATTTGTCTGTGGATTTTAGCGCTTTTAAATGATAATAAAATGTACTTCTGGGTATCTGAGCAATCTGCAAAAGCTGGTCGAATGGATAGTTTTGCCTTAATTCGTCGATAACTTTGACTTTATCTCTTACCGAACTAAGGCTTTCAGCTTTTTTAGATAAAGTACCCGTAACTCAAGGAACCTAACTCTTCTTTCCAGTTCCTGAATGCGTTTATCCTTCGAACGCTCCAGTGCTTCTTCAAGTACAGCGGGATCATCAATCATATGAGGTGACCTTTTTTTGCCAACACGCAGAGAACGAAGTCCTTCCTCTCCATGCTCGCTGAATACTTTCATCCACTTCCCGATAGAAGCCGCACCAGCGACTTTAAATTTAGCCGCAGCCTGCGTCTGGGAAATTTTCCCCGTAAGCACAGCCCTCACGGCTTCAACTCTGATATCGGGGTCGATTGATACGCCTTTATCTCTGGGCTTCAGACCTTCTTCTCCATAAGAATCATAGGCTGCAACCCATAATCTTACCTGGGTTCGTGGGACGTTGAAGCGAGCTGATGTTAAGCGATAACCTTCATTAGTAGTGAAATAATGCATAACCACTGCGAGGCGCTGTTCAAAGGTGTACTTACGTCTGGACATGGGACTCTCCAATTTGAGAGTCCAACTAAATGGGTGCAGTGCAGGTGAATGCAAATTTCCCGGGGCTTTCCACTTTCTGTCCCTCAACAATGCTCAAGACAGAAAGTCTTAAGCACCCGCCGCACATCTTATCCCTCTGAATTAAAATGCAAAGATGTAATTCCTTTTCGCGAAAATTACATTATTTCTGCGAGCCGCTTTCCAGAATGATAATTTCTATTTCTTATGAATTAATCGGAAATAAAAAGGGAGTGAATATATCACTCCCTTTATTCAACGATAAATTAACGGCTTCAACCCATTGCGCTTTCGCGCAGTCGGGCTTTTAGCTTGTTATATTCGTCGATCACGTACTGTTCCGCCGCGTGCTGATCCGCAATCGGCTCAACGTTTACGGCGCAGTATTTATACTCCGGCGTTTTGGTTATCGGGCTTAAGTTCTCCGTTACCAGCTCGTTGCAGGCACCAATCCACCACTGGTAGGTCATATAGACCGCCCCTTTGTTTGGACGATCGCTGACCTGCGCACGGGTGATGATCCGCCCTTTGCGCGAGTTCACCCACACCAGCGCCTCGTCCTCAATACCAAGGCGCTGCGCATCGGCGGTGTTGATTTGCGCGTAGCCGGGCTCGTCCGCCAGCGCGGCCAGCGCGGCGCAGTTGCCGGTCATCGAACGACAGGAGTAGTGGCCCACTTCGCGTACGGTGGAGAGCACCATCGGATACTCATCGGTGAGTTTATCGATCGGCGCGACCCAGTCGCAGGTGAAGAACTGCGCCAGCCCGTTCGGGGTGTCGAATTTCTCCTTAAAGAGATAGGACGTCCCCTGATCGGCCTCTGACTCATCCCGACACGGCCACTGGATGTATCCCAGCTCGCCCATTTTTTCATAGGTGGCGCCGTAGAAGTCCGGACACAGGCTGCGCAACTCATCCCAGATCTCCTGGGTGTTGTTGTAGTGCATCGGGTAGCCCATGCGGGTGGCGATTTCACTGATGATCTGCCAGTCCGTTTTCAGATCCCACTTCGGCTCGACCGCCTTGAAGAAGCGCTGGAATCCGCGGTCGGCCGCCGTGTAGACGCCTTCATGCTCGCCCCAGGAGGTCGACGGTAAAATGACATCCGCCGCCGCCGCGGTTTTGGTCATGAAGATATCCTGGACAATCACCAGCTCCAGATCCTCAAACCCTTTACGCACTGCAGAAAGCTCGGCGTCGGTCTGAAGCGGATCTTCACCCATGATATAGGCCGCACGCACTTCGCCATGCGCCGCGCGGTGCGGCAGCTCGCTGATGCGATACCCGGTGTGTTCCGGCAGGCTTTCCACGCCCCACGCCTTCGCGAACTTGGCGCGGTTTTCCGGGAACTTCACGTACTGGTAGCCCGGATAAGTATCCGGCAGCGCGCCCATATCGCAGGCGCCCTGCACGTTATTCTGACCACGCACCGGGTTCACGCCAACGTGCGCTTTACCCAGATTACCGGTCAGCATCGCGAGGCTGGTGAGCGAGCGCACGGTTTCCACGCCCTGGTAGAACTGGGTCACGCCCATGCCCCAGAGAATGGCGGCGGTTTTTGCCCCGGCATACATTCTGGCCGCTTGACGAATCTCCTGTGCGCTGACGCCGGTTATCGCTTCGACGGATTCAGGCGTATAGCCCTCGACTATTTTCTTATACTCTTCAAAGCCTTCTGTACGGGTCGCGACAAACGCCTGGTCGTACAGGTTCTCCTCAATAATGACGTGCCCCATTGCGTTCAACAGCGCGATGTTTGAGCCGTTTTTCAATGCAATGTGCATATCCGCAATGCGCGCGGTTTCAATTTTGCGCGGATCGCAGACGATGATTTTCGCCCCATTCTGTTTAGCGCGAATAACGTGGTTCGCGACGATAGGGTGAGAATCCGCCGGGTTATAACCAAAGATGAAGACGAGATCGGTATTATCTATCTCGTTGATGGCATTACTCATTGCGCCGTTACCGACCGACTGGTGCAGACCTGCAACCGATGGGCCGTGTCAGACGCGAGCGCAGCAGTCGACGTTATTGGTACCAATAACGGCGCGCGCGAATTTTTGCATCACATAGTTGGTTTCATTTCCCGTCCCGCGGGAAGAGCCGGTGGTCTGAATCGCATCCGGGCCATACTTGGCCTTAATGGCACTCAGGCGCGTGGCGACATAATCCAGCGCCTCGTTCCAGGAGACGGCTTCCAGCTTGCCGCCGCGCTCGCGGCGGATCATAGGGGTTTTCAGGCGCGGGGTAAGAATTTGGGTATCGTTAATAAAATCCCAGCCGTAGTAACCTTTCAGGCACAGCGTGCCCTGGTTGGTTTTCCCCTGTGCGGCCTCCGCCCGGACGATTTTGCCGTTATCGACCACCAGGTGGATCTTGCAACCTGAGGCACAATAAGGGCAAACCGTGACGACTTTTTTCATCAGTCTGCTCCAGTTAATCGAATCGTTCGCACCCACTATGCAGCTTCTATGCCATGTTTTTTGTATGGGTATCCCCTGACTTTACGGCCCATCCGGGGTGAAAACCCTGACAAAAAGCAGTCAATCGTCAAAATTGACGTGTCGACAGGGCGGCGGATGTGACATGGGTTGAATTTCCGTCACTGAAAAAACCTTTTGACTGGAGCCGACGGCAGAATAGTTCAGACTTAACATAATCCCCTGACGGAAGCATACGATGAAACCGGCGATTCTGGTGGTTGATGACGATACGGCAGTCTGCGAACTGCTTCAGGACGTGCTGAGCGAGCACGTCTTTAGCGTGCTTGTCTGCCATAACGGCCAGGATGCGCTGCGCCAGGTGCAGCAGGAGCCGAATATCGCGCTTGTGCTGCTGGATATGATGCTGCCGGATATCAACGGCCTGCAGGTTCTGCTGCAGCTGCAAAAGCAGCGTCCGGCGCTACCGGTTGTGATGTTAACCGGCCTGGGCAGTGAGTCAGACGTGGTGGTGGGGCTGGAGATGGGGGCCGACGATTATATTGGCAAACCGTTCAACCCGCGCGTGGTGGTCGCCCGGGTGAAAGCGGTGTTGCGCCGAACGGGCGCGCTGGCGGCAGAAGCCCCCGCAGCGCCCGTCGCGGGCATTGCGTTTAATGGATGGACGCTTGATACCACCCGCTGTGAGCTGATTGATCCGCAGCGTAATACCGTGCCCTTAACCCAGGGCGAGTACGGCCTGCTGCTGGCGCTCACGCAAAATGCCCGCCGGGTGCTGAGCCGCGATCGGCTGCTTGAGCTGACCCACAGCGAAAGCGCCGACGTGTTCGACCGCACGATTGACGTGCTGATCATGCGCCTGCGCCGGAAAATAGAGGCTAACCCGCATCAGCCTGCGCTCATCAAAACCATCCGCGGGTTGGGTTACGTGTTTGCCACTGACGTGAGCCGGCCCGAACAGGCGGCATAAGGCTTACGTTATCGCCGGAACAATGATGGCGGCAAAAATCGCAATGATGCACAAATACTTGAGGGCGTAATAGGCCTTACGGTTCCTTTTTTTCAGGCGCTGCCCCCGTTCGCGGCCCGCATGAACGTATTTAAAAATGCGGTTAATGCCGCCGGTGCTGTCATTCTCGTCATTCGGTGAGCTGGCCGCAGACATCAGCGTGGTTCCCACCCAATGGTTAACCGCCTGCGCCCAGCGCCATTTCATCGGACGCTCGATATCGCAGAAGAGAATAATGCGCGTTTGATCCGATTTATTTTCTGCCCAGTGGACGTAGGTCTCATCAAAAATAACGGCTTCACCATCCCGCCAGCTGTGGCGCTGCCCGTCGACTTCAATAAAGCAGCGATCGTCATTCGGGGTGAATAAGCCCAGATGGTAACGAACCGAGCCCGCATACGGATCCCGGTGCTTGCCAAGCTTTGCACCCGCCGGCAGCTCGGCAAACATGGCCGCCTTCACCGAAGGGATTTCACTCACCAGCCGGGTCGTCACCGGGCATAAAGACTGCGCGGAGGGATGGGCATCGGCATACCACTTCAGATAAAAACGTTTCCAGCCGCGTTTAAAAAAGGTGTTAAAGCCAGCGTCGTTATTATTTTCCGCTGCCTTAATATGATGCTGCAAACGCAGCGCCTCTTCGCGAATAACCAGCCAGTTTTCCGTCAGCTTATTTAATTCCGGGAAGCGCTCTGTTTCAAAGAAAGGCTGCCTGGCGGGCAGGGAAGAAAACGCCGTCATAAACATATTGATGGGCGCCATAAACGTCGAATGGTCGAAGAGCTGACGGGAAAGCGTCTGTTTTTCTTTGCCGCGGGAATGCGCATAAATAACGCTGATAATGAAAATACCGATGATGATGACTGCGAACATTTTTCCCTTGTCCTCTTTCTATCTCATTTCGGAAAAGCGTGCGGACAGAGTGCTGCCCACGCCGAATATGCCAGATGGAGAGAGTGTAGTTCGGGAATATAAAATTCATAGAACTGTAATGAAAAATCGCAATTATTGTTAAATTAAATGCTCTCGCGAATAAACGCCTGCAGCTCGGCCAGCGTTTTTGCGCCGTCAATCGCATTGGCGGCCAGCAGGCTTGCCCGCGCGCAGGCGTGCGCCAGATAAATACTTTCTGTCAGCGGGAGCGATTCATGGCAGCCGTATAAAAAGCCCGCGCAAAAGGCATCGCCCGCGCCGACGCTGCCAATAATCTCTTCCTGCTCCAGCATCCATGACGGGATCCAGCGACCCGCTTCACCGCGCGCTTCTCCCCATGCGCCTTCCGGACAGTGGATCACCACCCGCTGGCGTACCCCGGCCGCCAGCAGCTGCGCTGCGGCGTCCGCGATATGGGCAATGTGCGGGGCGTCGTTTTCGTCACGCATTGTCAGGCCGCTAAACTCACCGGCCTCCAGCTCGTTAATCACCAGATAGTCGAGATGGCGAAGGGCAGGGAGCACCAGCGGCTGATAGCGCGGGTCGCCCTTGCGGGAAACCAGATCGAGCGAGGTTTCATACCCCTGGTCGCGCATCTGCGCCAGCAGCCGCGCGCTGCGGGTGCCGAACTCGTCATCGGGCATATCCAGGCTGTCGAGCAGCAGGAGATAGCCGAGATGGAAGATCTTCATCGATCCGTCTAAGCGATCGAAGGCGGGAAGATCCAGCAGGCGGTTGGCCCCCGGCGAGTGGAAAAAGGTGCGCTGTCCGCTGGGGTCGGTCATCACCTGCGACATGGAGGTTGGCGCAAAGGTGGTGCGCTGTACGCGCTGGCGGTTGACGTGGTACTGGTCGAGCATCGCCAGAATGTAGTCCCCGTCGCCGTCTTCGCCAATCAGCCCCACCGCCTGCAGCGGCAGGCCAACGTGCATTTTTGCCAGCGTCAGCAGGACGTTGAGCGGCGCGCCGCCGGTTGAGCGTTCGCTGTGGGTGATTTCCGCCAGCCAGCCGCGCTCCGGCCACTGCACGATCTGGTGGACGTGGTCCACCAGCATATTGCCTGCGGCGATGATGCCTTTGCGTTCCATCATGCCTGCCCCGCGCTGCCGAAGATGCGCATCTGTTCGGCGACCGTATCGGTAATCGCTTCTTCAATGCCGAGCAGCAGTTCGGCAAACTCGTCGTACAGCGGCTGGCGGTTCGCCATGCGCTGCTCCACGGCGGCGAGCGCGGCCTGCGACATCCCGGTATAGAAATTGATTTTATGAATGCCCAGCTCGATGGCGCGGCGGAAGTCGGCATCGCTAATCCCGGAGCCGCCGTGTAAAACCAGCGGCAGCCCCGTCTGCTGACGAATGGCGTCCAGACGCGGGAAATCGAGCTTCGGCTCGCCTTTATACTTGCCGTGTGCGTTGCCGATGGCGACGGCCAGCGCGTCGATGCCGGTTGAATCAACAAATTCGCGCGCCAGCTGCGGATCGGTGAAGAAGGCTTCATCCGCATGTCCGTAAAGCGCGCCCCCTTCATCCCCCCCGACCGCGCCCAGCTCTGCCTCCACGGAGACGCCCACCGCATGGCACATCTTCACCACTTCTCGCGTCTGGCGAACATTTTCCTCATAGCTCAGCGTAGAGCCATCGAACATCACGGAGCTGAACCCTAAGCGCAGGGCGCGCACGACGGCGTCATAATGCAGGCCGTGATCGAGGTTGAGCACCACGGGAATAGCGTGGCGAGCGGCCTCGAACTTCACCGCTTCGACAAGGGAATCCAGCGACACGTACTTAAAATGCACTTCCGCGATGTTGATGATAAACGGCGAGCGTTCCTGCTTTGCGGCGGCGAATAGCGCGCGCAGGAAGTGGGAGTCGAGCACGTTAAACGCGCCCAGCGCATAGCGGTGTTGTCTGGCGTGCGCAAGACCGTCGGCAAGAGAAATCAATGGCATCATTCACCCCTTATATCCGGAACAGGTTGTACTCGTTGCACAGCACCAGCAGCGCCGGTTCGTCTTCTTCGATGTTGTTATAGCGGGCAACCGGCTGCAAAAAGTGGTTGTCGTGTTCATCGTCATTAACCGAGGAAACTTCGCCCACCAGCACGTCGCCGAAGCCGCGTTCGCCCCAGAAGCTATGGTAAAGAGTGGGCGTCAGGCAGATGCTTTCCCCTGGCGTGAGGCGCAGCTGGCTGCCGGGGGCGTGGGTCTGGCGGCAGCCGTCGACGGTGACGGTCACGTCGGTGTTTTCCGTCTCTTCATGCGCTCCGGCATTCCATAACTCAATGATCAGATTCCCGCCGCCCCGGTTGATGATGTCTTCGCGCTTGCGCCAGTGAAAATGCATCGGCGTCACCTGGCCGTCGCGCACGTGCATGATTTTTTCGGCATAGCTTTTTTCATAAGGCACGCCGTTGGGCGAGCCGTTGCGCAGGGTAAACAGCGTCAGGCCCTCAGCGGCAAAGTTGTTGCCGCCGAACGCCGTCACGTCCCAGCCGAGCTTGAGGTCGAACACTTCCTGCCATGCGGCCTGGTCAAGCTGCTGCCATTTCGTTGGCGGAAAGCTGGCAAAAGGCGGGAGATGAACGTCGTGTATGGAGAAAAACTGCCGCGTGTGGCCGAGGATTTCATTGATGTCGGAGCGTTTCATGGGGACTCCTTGAAAACAGTACCCTCTCCCTGCGGGAGAGGGAAAAGGATCATTTAACCGTCCACCCCTTATACGTGCCGACGTTCTTTTTATCGATCATCGTCACCGGGATCAGCACGGGCGCTTTCGGCGCGGGTTTGCCCTGAAGAATGTCATAGCCGATCTCCACCGCTTTTGCCGCCATGACCTGCGGATCCTGCGCCGGGGTAGCAACAAACAGCGAGTTTTCACGCTTCAGCGCTTCCTCACCGTCCGGCGATCCATCCACGCCAACGATAAAGAACTCATTGCGCTGAGCCTGTTTCGCGGCCAGATCGGCGCCGATCGCGGTCGGATCGTTAATCGCAAACACGCCGTCGATCTTCGGATTGGCCGCCAGCAGGGAGGTCATGACTTCCAGACCGCCTTCACGACTGCCCTTGGCGTTCTGGTTATCCGAGAGCACCTTGATATCAGGATGTTTTTTGAACTCCGTCTGGCAACCTTCTACGCGGTTTTGTACCGCAGAGACCGGCGGTCCGTTGATGATCACCACGTTGCCTTTCCCTTTCAGGCGGTCGGTAATGTACTTACAGGCCATCTCACCCGCCTGGGTGTTATCGGAGGTGATGGTGGCATCAGCCCCTTCCGCCGCCACGTCAACCGCCACGACCACGATCCCGGCGTCCTTCGCGCGCTTCACCGCCGGGCCGATCCCTTTGGAGTCCGCGGCGTTGAGGATGATCATGTCCACTTTCGCGGCAATGAAGTTGTCGATCTGCGAAACCTGCTGGCCCAGGTCGTAACCGCTGGAGACCAGCGTCACCTTGACGTTATCGCCCGCCAGCTTGCGCGCTTCCAGCTCGGCACCTTTGGTGATCTGCACGAAGAACGGGTTAGCCAGGTCGCCCACCGTCACGCCGATGGACTTCAGATCTTTCGCCTGCGCAAACGGCGTTGCGGCAAGCAGCGCGCCAGCACAGAGCGCGGTCACTAAGGGTTTCAAACGCATCTTGTCTTCCTCACTCGTAGGGTATTGTTGTTATGCACTTTGATGGTGTCGGGTACGGTATTTGTCGATCAGCACCGCAATGATGATCACCGCCCCTTTGATCACCAGCTGCCAGAAGTAGGAGACGCCCATCAGCGTCATGCCGTTGTTGAGGGTGGCGATGATCAAGGCACCGACCAGCGTGCCGGTGATCGTGCCGATCCCGCCGACGAAGCTGGTGCCGCCGAGGATCACCGCCGCAATTGCATCCAGCTCGTAACCCGTGCCGAGGTTGCCGTTGGCGCTGTAGAGGCGCGAGGCGCTCATCACCCCGCCGAGGCCGGAGAGCAGACCGCTCATGCCGTAGACAAACAGCAGTACCAGCCAGACCTTGATGCCGGTTAAGCGCGCCGCCTGCATGTTGCCGCCGACCGCGTAGATATGAACGCCGAGCGTGGTGCGGCGCAGGATGAACCAGCAGATAGCAATGACCGCCAGGGCAATGACTACGAGCCACGGAATCGGGCCGAGGTAGTTATTGCCGATCCACTCGAAGTTGATGTTGGAGTTAATGACCGTGGTGCCGTCGGCCAGCAGATAGGCCGCGCCGCGCAGCGCCGTATAGGTGCCGAGCGTGACGATGAAGGGGGGCAGCCCGGCAAAGGCCACCAGCGCGCCGTTGAACAGGCCCAGCACCATGCCGAGCATCAGCGCGGCCGGAATGGACAGCCCGGCGAATTCGGGAATGAGCGACACCACCATCGCCGCCACCGCCGTGGTGCCGAGAATCGACCCCACCGAGAGGTCAATCCCGCCGGTGAGGATAATAAAGGTCATTCCCGCCGCCAGCACGATGTTGATCGACGCCTGACGGGTGATGTTGAGCAGGTTGCTCTCAGTGAAGAAGTTGGGCGCAATAAAGCCAAAAACCGCCACAATCAGGATCAAAATCGGCAAAATACCGACCGTTTGCATCAGATCGCTCATCAGCATTTTTTTGGCGGAGGCGGATTTCGCCACCTGCTGCGGATGGGTTGGAGTTGTCATGATTGCACCGCCTGATGATGAGTGTCGTTCACGCCGGTTGCCAGCGTCATAATGTTTTCCTGAGAGATGTCGCGCCCGTGAAGCTCGCCCGCGATGCTGCCTTCCCGCATCACGTAAACCCGGTCGCTCATGCCCACCACTTCCGGCAGCTCGCTGGAGATCATCAGGATCGCCACGCCTTTGCGCGCCATCTGGTTCATGATGCGGTAGATCTCGCTTTTTGCGCCGACGTCCACGCCGCGCGTGGGTTCGTCCAGAATCAGAATGCGTGGGCCGATGGCGACCCAGCGGGAGATGAGCAGTTTTTGCTGGTTGCCGCCGGAAAGACCGCCTGCGCGCACCTGCGAATGGGGCACGCGGATATTGAGCAGGGCAATGGCGTCATCGGAAATGGACTGGGCTTTTTTGCGGTTCAGCCAGCCGAAGGTGGCGTCGCGCTCCAGCGTCGCCATAGTGATGTTCTCCTGCGCCGCCAGCTCCAGAAACAGCCCCTGCTCCTTGCGGTTCTCGGTGAGAAAACCGATGCCGTTTTCGATGGCCGCGCGCGGGGAGTGGATCACCACCGGCTCGCCGTCGACCTCAATCATGCCGCCCGTGGCTTTACGCACGCCGAAGATAAGCTGTGCCAGCTCGGAACGTCCGGCCCCGACCAGCCCTGCCAGCCCGACGATTTCGCCGGAACGCACCTGCAGGCTGCACGGCTGTACTTTTTTACCGTCGGTGAGGTGGTGGACGTTGAGACGCGGGCTGCCGAGGGGAATATCACGCTCCTTGTTGAACAGGTCGCTTAGCGGGCGGCCCACCATCATCTTCACCAGTTCCGACGCGTTCAGCTTGTCGCGCGTCAGGCTCCCGACGTACTGCCCGTCGCGCAGAACGCTGACGCGGTCAGAGAGTTCATAGACCTCCGCCATGCGGTGGCTGATATAGATGATCGCCATCCCTTCATCGCGCAGGCGCAAAATCAGTTCAAACAGGCGATGGGTTTCGCGGGAGGAGAGGGCGGCGGTGGGTTCATCCATCACCAGAATGCGGCTGTTGCGGTGCAGT harbors:
- a CDS encoding carbohydrate kinase family protein, with translation MERKGIIAAGNMLVDHVHQIVQWPERGWLAEITHSERSTGGAPLNVLLTLAKMHVGLPLQAVGLIGEDGDGDYILAMLDQYHVNRQRVQRTTFAPTSMSQVMTDPSGQRTFFHSPGANRLLDLPAFDRLDGSMKIFHLGYLLLLDSLDMPDDEFGTRSARLLAQMRDQGYETSLDLVSRKGDPRYQPLVLPALRHLDYLVINELEAGEFSGLTMRDENDAPHIAHIADAAAQLLAAGVRQRVVIHCPEGAWGEARGEAGRWIPSWMLEQEEIIGSVGAGDAFCAGFLYGCHESLPLTESIYLAHACARASLLAANAIDGAKTLAELQAFIRESI
- a CDS encoding ketose 1,6-bisphosphate aldolase, with the translated sequence MPLISLADGLAHARQHRYALGAFNVLDSHFLRALFAAAKQERSPFIINIAEVHFKYVSLDSLVEAVKFEAARHAIPVVLNLDHGLHYDAVVRALRLGFSSVMFDGSTLSYEENVRQTREVVKMCHAVGVSVEAELGAVGGDEGGALYGHADEAFFTDPQLAREFVDSTGIDALAVAIGNAHGKYKGEPKLDFPRLDAIRQQTGLPLVLHGGSGISDADFRRAIELGIHKINFYTGMSQAALAAVEQRMANRQPLYDEFAELLLGIEEAITDTVAEQMRIFGSAGQA
- a CDS encoding D-lyxose/D-mannose family sugar isomerase, producing the protein MKRSDINEILGHTRQFFSIHDVHLPPFASFPPTKWQQLDQAAWQEVFDLKLGWDVTAFGGNNFAAEGLTLFTLRNGSPNGVPYEKSYAEKIMHVRDGQVTPMHFHWRKREDIINRGGGNLIIELWNAGAHEETENTDVTVTVDGCRQTHAPGSQLRLTPGESICLTPTLYHSFWGERGFGDVLVGEVSSVNDDEHDNHFLQPVARYNNIEEDEPALLVLCNEYNLFRI
- a CDS encoding ABC transporter substrate-binding protein, which translates into the protein MRLKPLVTALCAGALLAATPFAQAKDLKSIGVTVGDLANPFFVQITKGAELEARKLAGDNVKVTLVSSGYDLGQQVSQIDNFIAAKVDMIILNAADSKGIGPAVKRAKDAGIVVVAVDVAAEGADATITSDNTQAGEMACKYITDRLKGKGNVVIINGPPVSAVQNRVEGCQTEFKKHPDIKVLSDNQNAKGSREGGLEVMTSLLAANPKIDGVFAINDPTAIGADLAAKQAQRNEFFIVGVDGSPDGEEALKRENSLFVATPAQDPQVMAAKAVEIGYDILQGKPAPKAPVLIPVTMIDKKNVGTYKGWTVK
- a CDS encoding ABC transporter permease subunit encodes the protein MTTPTHPQQVAKSASAKKMLMSDLMQTVGILPILILIVAVFGFIAPNFFTESNLLNITRQASINIVLAAGMTFIILTGGIDLSVGSILGTTAVAAMVVSLIPEFAGLSIPAALMLGMVLGLFNGALVAFAGLPPFIVTLGTYTALRGAAYLLADGTTVINSNINFEWIGNNYLGPIPWLVVIALAVIAICWFILRRTTLGVHIYAVGGNMQAARLTGIKVWLVLLFVYGMSGLLSGLGGVMSASRLYSANGNLGTGYELDAIAAVILGGTSFVGGIGTITGTLVGALIIATLNNGMTLMGVSYFWQLVIKGAVIIIAVLIDKYRTRHHQSA
- a CDS encoding sugar ABC transporter ATP-binding protein, whose protein sequence is MSRTPVLEMRSIAKTFGSFHALKGVDLTVFAGEIHALMGENGAGKSTLMKILAGAYTATGGEILIDGQPFHIKGPKDALAAGITLIYQEMQLAPNLTVAENIFLGSELSRGGLVQRKEMATQAQAVIDRLGAQFSATDLVMKLTIAEQQQVEIARALHRNSRILVMDEPTAALSSRETHRLFELILRLRDEGMAIIYISHRMAEVYELSDRVSVLRDGQYVGSLTRDKLNASELVKMMVGRPLSDLFNKERDIPLGSPRLNVHHLTDGKKVQPCSLQVRSGEIVGLAGLVGAGRSELAQLIFGVRKATGGMIEVDGEPVVIHSPRAAIENGIGFLTENRKEQGLFLELAAQENITMATLERDATFGWLNRKKAQSISDDAIALLNIRVPHSQVRAGGLSGGNQQKLLISRWVAIGPRILILDEPTRGVDVGAKSEIYRIMNQMARKGVAILMISSELPEVVGMSDRVYVMREGSIAGELHGRDISQENIMTLATGVNDTHHQAVQS